From a single Halorhodospira halophila genomic region:
- a CDS encoding SPOR domain-containing protein: MTQRSTKSRSPSRSKSRASARSRGGGAQARRTERRAVPGFVWLLLGGVLGAVALLFVQYQQGREDAAPVDPAAEVEPEPEEAPTADEDERSYDFYELLMQDEVTVPEEDLGRADERRTEDEEEEAISRAATFEEGRSYLLQAGSFRRHDDAESMRATLALVGLPAQIHTVELDEGEEWHRVRVGPFDDSDRLEEARTRMEDNDIQPLMLRQDG; the protein is encoded by the coding sequence ATGACCCAGCGGAGTACGAAGTCCCGGAGCCCCTCGCGCAGCAAGTCACGCGCCTCCGCCCGCAGCCGCGGCGGTGGGGCCCAGGCGCGGCGGACCGAGCGGCGCGCCGTGCCCGGCTTCGTTTGGCTGCTGCTCGGGGGAGTGCTTGGGGCGGTCGCGCTGCTGTTCGTGCAGTACCAGCAAGGTCGGGAGGACGCCGCCCCGGTGGACCCGGCTGCCGAGGTCGAGCCCGAGCCGGAGGAGGCGCCCACGGCGGACGAGGACGAGCGCAGCTACGACTTCTACGAGCTCCTGATGCAGGACGAGGTCACCGTCCCCGAGGAGGACCTGGGCCGGGCCGACGAACGTCGCACCGAAGATGAAGAGGAGGAGGCGATCTCCCGGGCCGCGACCTTCGAGGAGGGGCGCAGCTACCTCCTGCAGGCCGGCTCCTTCCGGCGTCACGACGACGCCGAGAGCATGCGTGCCACCCTGGCCCTGGTGGGCCTGCCGGCGCAGATCCACACCGTTGAGCTGGATGAAGGCGAGGAGTGGCATCGGGTCCGGGTCGGCCCGTTCGACGACAGCGACCGGCTTGAAGAGGCGCGCACGCGCATGGAGGACAACGACATCCAGCCGCTGATGCTGCGGCAGGATGGTTAG
- a CDS encoding NAD(P)-dependent oxidoreductase, translating into MKAGVIGLGAMGSGLAANLARSGQLAAVWNRTREKAEAFAGEHGVALADEPATVATAADVTFISVDADADLLEVLDALVDALEPGKVVVDTSTVAPDTARLAAERIAPSGAAFLDAPVSGGPEGARQGTMVMMVGGDTAVLERIHPVLEPICSAAHAMGPVGAGQATKAVNQIMVAGIMQGVASALAYGKGQGLDLQQVIEVLGAGAASNWQLLQRGPNMVEDRFPPGFRLALHRKDLGIVRDVLAAQGIELDLIERTLADYDRLIEQGHGDEDISALYRLRRGDLGTD; encoded by the coding sequence ATGAAGGCAGGGGTCATCGGTCTGGGCGCGATGGGCAGCGGCTTGGCGGCCAATCTGGCCCGAAGCGGACAGCTGGCGGCGGTGTGGAACCGTACCCGCGAGAAGGCCGAGGCCTTCGCCGGCGAGCACGGCGTGGCCCTGGCCGACGAGCCGGCCACGGTGGCCACCGCGGCGGACGTGACCTTTATCAGCGTCGACGCCGACGCCGACCTGCTGGAGGTCCTGGACGCTTTGGTGGACGCCCTGGAACCGGGCAAGGTAGTGGTCGACACCTCCACCGTGGCACCGGATACGGCACGACTCGCCGCCGAGCGCATCGCTCCGAGCGGTGCGGCGTTCCTCGACGCCCCGGTCTCCGGCGGGCCGGAGGGCGCCCGCCAGGGGACCATGGTGATGATGGTCGGCGGCGACACGGCGGTGCTCGAGCGCATCCACCCGGTGCTCGAGCCGATCTGCAGCGCCGCCCACGCCATGGGACCGGTCGGGGCCGGGCAGGCGACCAAGGCGGTGAATCAGATCATGGTCGCCGGCATCATGCAGGGGGTGGCCTCGGCCCTGGCCTACGGCAAGGGACAGGGGCTCGATCTGCAGCAGGTGATCGAGGTGCTCGGCGCCGGGGCGGCCAGCAACTGGCAGCTGCTGCAGCGCGGGCCGAACATGGTCGAGGACCGTTTCCCGCCGGGGTTCCGGCTGGCCCTGCACCGCAAGGATCTGGGCATCGTCCGCGACGTGCTGGCCGCCCAGGGCATCGAGCTGGATCTGATCGAGCGGACCCTGGCCGACTACGACCGCCTGATCGAGCAGGGGCACGGGGACGAGGACATCTCGGCGCTCTATCGGCTGCGCAGGGGCGACCTGGGCACCGACTGA
- a CDS encoding cytochrome d ubiquinol oxidase subunit II, producing the protein MDLIDITIIWMGIIGLGVFMYILLDGFDLGVGILYPFTPSEQVRDDLMNTVAPVWDGNETWLILGGAGLLAAFPAVYAIYLPALYLGVFLMLAGLIFRGVAFEFRFKSSRTRWFWNAAFAGGSIVAAAAQGFVVGTYIQGFEVEGFTYVGGPFDWFTPFTVFTAVSLVIGYALLGAAWGVLKTEGATQQWLYRVTPWLIVLLAICLLGISIWTPLTSERILERWQEAWTVLWPLPLLGLLALTACWYGIRRRLEMLPFVAGLGLFVTVYLGLIASQWPYMVPPEITFRDAASAPEAQLFLLLGILFLLPIIVGYTVWTYWIFRGKVGAGGGYH; encoded by the coding sequence ATGGATCTGATCGACATCACCATCATCTGGATGGGGATCATCGGCCTCGGGGTGTTCATGTACATCCTGCTCGACGGCTTCGATCTGGGGGTGGGCATCCTCTACCCGTTCACCCCCAGTGAGCAGGTGCGGGATGACCTGATGAACACGGTGGCCCCGGTGTGGGACGGCAACGAGACCTGGCTGATCCTCGGCGGGGCCGGGTTGCTGGCCGCCTTCCCGGCGGTCTACGCCATCTATCTGCCGGCGCTCTACCTGGGTGTGTTCCTGATGCTCGCCGGCCTGATCTTCCGCGGCGTGGCCTTCGAGTTCCGCTTCAAGTCCTCGCGCACGCGCTGGTTCTGGAACGCCGCCTTCGCCGGTGGCTCGATTGTCGCCGCGGCGGCCCAGGGTTTCGTGGTCGGCACCTACATCCAGGGCTTCGAGGTGGAGGGCTTCACCTACGTCGGCGGGCCGTTCGACTGGTTCACGCCGTTCACGGTCTTCACTGCTGTCTCGCTGGTGATCGGCTACGCGCTGCTCGGTGCCGCGTGGGGGGTGCTCAAGACCGAGGGCGCCACCCAGCAGTGGCTCTACCGGGTCACGCCCTGGCTGATCGTACTGCTCGCGATCTGCCTGCTCGGCATCTCGATCTGGACGCCGCTGACCTCGGAGCGGATCCTGGAGCGCTGGCAGGAGGCGTGGACCGTCCTCTGGCCGCTGCCCCTGCTCGGTCTCCTGGCCCTGACGGCGTGCTGGTACGGGATTCGTCGTCGGCTTGAGATGCTGCCCTTCGTGGCCGGCCTGGGCCTGTTCGTCACCGTCTACCTGGGCCTGATCGCCAGCCAGTGGCCGTACATGGTCCCGCCGGAGATCACCTTCCGCGATGCGGCCTCGGCCCCCGAGGCGCAGCTTTTCCTGCTGCTGGGGATCCTCTTCCTGCTGCCGATCATCGTCGGCTACACGGTTTGGACCTACTGGATCTTCCGCGGCAAGGTCGGCGCCGGCGGAGGCTATCACTGA
- a CDS encoding cytochrome ubiquinol oxidase subunit I, translating to MEALDPLLLSRMQFAFVVSFHALFPVFTIGLAAYIAVLEALWYRTDSPVYRRLSEFWIKIFAVVFGMGVVSGVVMSFQFGTNWSEFSFATANFLGPILSYEVLTAFFLEAVFLGILLFGRDRVPRGTHLFAACMVAIGTFISSFWILSANSWMQTPQGFEFRDGIVHVTSWAEAIFNPSLWPRFGHVALASLLTGGFVVAGVSAYFLLRNRAVEMNRKALSMTLWLLLLVAPAQIFMGDIHGLNSFEHQPTKVAAMEGAWETREGAPLYLFAIPDSTAETNHLAVGIPNLASLILTHQWDGEVPGLKEVSAEERPPVGIVFWSFRIMVGIGVLMLLVALWGAWLRMRGRLFESRAFLNTLQLMIPLPFVAVLTGWFVTEIGRQPWLIYGQMTLAEGVTPSLTGWMALATLIGYVLVYAVIFTAGLYYVTRIVRTGPEGVGSVEEPAHAKRPFSAADVPFDDDPDFSTSSR from the coding sequence ATGGAAGCCCTCGACCCGCTGCTCTTATCGCGGATGCAATTCGCCTTCGTGGTTTCGTTCCACGCCCTGTTCCCGGTGTTCACCATCGGCCTCGCGGCCTACATCGCCGTCCTCGAGGCGCTGTGGTATCGCACCGACAGCCCGGTCTACCGACGGCTGTCCGAGTTCTGGATCAAGATCTTCGCCGTGGTCTTCGGCATGGGCGTGGTCTCCGGCGTGGTCATGTCCTTCCAGTTCGGCACCAACTGGAGCGAGTTCTCCTTCGCCACGGCCAACTTCCTCGGGCCGATCCTCTCCTACGAGGTGCTCACCGCCTTCTTCCTCGAGGCCGTCTTCCTCGGCATCCTGCTCTTCGGCCGCGATCGGGTCCCGCGCGGGACGCACCTGTTTGCCGCCTGCATGGTGGCCATCGGCACGTTCATCTCCTCGTTCTGGATCCTCTCGGCCAACTCCTGGATGCAGACCCCGCAGGGCTTCGAGTTCCGGGATGGCATCGTCCACGTCACCTCGTGGGCCGAGGCGATCTTCAACCCCTCGCTGTGGCCGCGCTTCGGCCACGTGGCGCTGGCCTCGCTGCTGACCGGCGGCTTCGTCGTCGCCGGCGTCAGCGCCTACTTCCTGCTGCGCAACCGCGCCGTGGAGATGAACCGCAAGGCGTTGAGCATGACCCTGTGGCTGCTGCTGCTGGTCGCACCGGCGCAGATCTTCATGGGCGACATCCACGGGCTGAACTCCTTTGAGCACCAGCCGACCAAGGTCGCCGCCATGGAGGGGGCCTGGGAGACCCGCGAGGGGGCGCCGCTCTATCTCTTCGCCATCCCCGACTCCACCGCCGAGACCAACCACCTGGCGGTGGGTATCCCCAACCTGGCCAGCCTCATCCTCACCCACCAGTGGGATGGCGAGGTGCCCGGGCTCAAGGAGGTCAGCGCCGAGGAGCGCCCGCCGGTAGGGATCGTCTTCTGGTCGTTCCGCATCATGGTAGGCATCGGTGTGTTGATGCTGCTGGTCGCCCTGTGGGGCGCCTGGCTGCGCATGCGCGGGCGCCTGTTCGAGAGCCGGGCGTTTCTCAACACCCTGCAGCTGATGATCCCGCTGCCCTTCGTGGCGGTGCTCACCGGCTGGTTCGTCACCGAGATCGGCCGGCAGCCGTGGCTGATCTACGGCCAGATGACCCTGGCCGAGGGCGTGACCCCGTCGCTGACCGGGTGGATGGCACTGGCCACCCTGATCGGTTACGTGCTGGTCTACGCGGTCATCTTCACCGCCGGGCTCTATTACGTGACGCGCATCGTGCGCACCGGTCCGGAAGGGGTGGGCTCCGTGGAGGAGCCGGCGCACGCCAAGCGGCCCTTCTCGGCAGCCGACGTGCCGTTCGACGACGACCCGGATTTCTCCACCAGCTCGCGGTGA
- the cydD gene encoding thiol reductant ABC exporter subunit CydD — MTAPAADGAIDTRRAGAWLLEQARQARGAMAATVGAGLADALLVVAQAVLIAWVIDRVVIHGAPLAELWGALGLLAAVFLARAGATWARAAAGARAAWIITAAVRRRLYRHLAALGPARLQGHQSGAVASALVEQVEALEGYYAHYLPQMVLAVAVPVVLIAIVAGVDPLAGLLLLIAAPLVPLFMALVGMGAARLSRRQQQSLARISAHFLDRLRGLATLRIFRATDAAAEAVEAAADEYRRRSMSVLRVAFLSSAALELIAAISIALVAIYVGFSLLGYLHFGPGPELGLFAGLFILLLAPEVFFPLRRLAQHYHDRAAAVGAGAEILQLLDEPLPATAASAAGPATAPARRDPETGLPVPQPLPVAFQRVTVTFPGGEAAALDRLDLTVSAGERVVISGPSGAGKSTLLNLAAGFLQPDSGVVTVGETVPAAGAVAWVGQRPWLFHGSVRENLQLADPEADDRRLWAALRHADLEGVIAALPEGLDTPLGEDAYGLSGGQASRLALARALLSGAPLLLLDEPTAGLDPDSRERVLAAVARLADGRRTVLMVAHDRDTHDWGDRHLVIEAGRCVEDRRA; from the coding sequence GTGACCGCACCGGCCGCTGACGGGGCAATCGACACCCGCCGGGCGGGCGCCTGGCTGCTGGAGCAGGCCCGCCAAGCCCGGGGCGCCATGGCCGCCACCGTCGGTGCCGGTCTGGCCGATGCGCTGCTGGTCGTGGCCCAGGCGGTGCTTATCGCCTGGGTCATCGACCGGGTGGTGATCCACGGCGCGCCCCTGGCCGAGCTTTGGGGGGCGCTGGGGCTGCTCGCAGCGGTCTTCCTGGCCCGGGCCGGGGCCACTTGGGCGCGGGCCGCCGCCGGTGCCAGGGCGGCGTGGATCATCACCGCGGCGGTTCGCCGGCGCCTCTACCGCCACCTGGCCGCCCTCGGTCCGGCGCGCCTGCAGGGCCACCAGAGCGGGGCCGTGGCCAGCGCCCTGGTCGAACAGGTCGAGGCACTGGAGGGCTACTACGCCCACTACCTGCCGCAGATGGTTCTGGCAGTGGCGGTCCCGGTGGTCCTGATCGCCATCGTCGCCGGCGTGGATCCGCTCGCCGGCCTGCTGCTGCTCATCGCCGCGCCGCTGGTCCCGCTGTTCATGGCCCTGGTGGGGATGGGGGCTGCGCGGCTTTCCCGGCGCCAGCAGCAGAGCCTGGCGCGTATCAGCGCTCACTTCCTCGACCGTCTTCGCGGCCTGGCCACGCTGCGCATCTTCCGCGCCACCGACGCCGCCGCCGAGGCGGTGGAGGCCGCCGCAGATGAGTACCGGCGGCGCAGCATGTCGGTCCTGCGCGTTGCCTTTCTATCCTCGGCGGCGCTGGAGCTGATCGCGGCGATCTCCATCGCCCTGGTGGCCATCTACGTCGGTTTCTCCCTGCTCGGCTACCTGCACTTCGGCCCGGGCCCGGAGCTGGGGCTGTTCGCCGGGCTGTTCATCCTGCTCCTCGCCCCCGAGGTTTTCTTCCCGCTGCGCCGGCTGGCCCAGCACTACCACGACCGGGCCGCCGCCGTGGGGGCGGGGGCGGAGATCCTGCAGCTGCTCGATGAGCCGCTGCCGGCCACAGCGGCGAGCGCGGCCGGGCCGGCGACGGCGCCGGCGCGCCGCGATCCGGAAACCGGCCTGCCGGTCCCGCAGCCGCTGCCGGTCGCCTTCCAGCGGGTCACGGTGACCTTCCCGGGCGGGGAGGCCGCGGCCCTCGACCGGCTCGATTTGACCGTCTCCGCGGGCGAGCGAGTGGTCATCTCCGGACCCAGCGGGGCCGGCAAGTCGACCCTGCTGAACCTGGCCGCCGGTTTCCTCCAGCCCGATAGCGGCGTGGTGACCGTCGGTGAGACGGTTCCCGCGGCCGGGGCGGTGGCCTGGGTGGGCCAGCGGCCCTGGTTGTTCCACGGCAGTGTGCGCGAGAACCTGCAGCTGGCCGATCCGGAAGCGGACGACCGGCGGCTGTGGGCCGCGCTGCGTCACGCCGACCTCGAAGGCGTCATTGCCGCCCTCCCGGAGGGGCTCGACACGCCGCTGGGCGAGGACGCCTACGGGCTCTCCGGGGGCCAGGCCAGCCGGTTGGCCCTGGCCCGGGCGCTGCTCTCCGGGGCACCGTTGCTACTCCTCGACGAACCCACCGCCGGGCTCGACCCGGACAGCCGCGAGCGGGTGCTGGCGGCGGTCGCCCGCCTGGCCGATGGCCGGCGTACGGTGCTGATGGTGGCCCACGACCGCGATACCCACGACTGGGGCGACCGACACCTGGTCATCGAGGCTGGTCGCTGCGTGGAGGATCGCCGTGCGTGA
- the argS gene encoding arginine--tRNA ligase — protein MKRHVASLLAQALEAMREAGELPADLELPEVQVERARDRAHGDYAANTAMVLAKAARQKPRDLAETIRSRLPASPSIAGVEVAGPGFLNFTLTAAARQESVREVLRQGAGYGRTDVGAGHRVHIEFVSANPTGPLHVGHGRGAAFGDALASVLEAAGYDVHREYYVNDAGRQMDILAASLWLRYLEAAGEPVPFPAKGYQGAYIVAHAGELLETDGRAHVRGADELTAGLPAEADDPEGYLDALVARARELLGETAYRRVLDFALEAILGDIRADLDAFGVHYHRYFSERELVEQGRIEHALARLDAAGFTYHADGALWFQASAFGDDKDRVLRRDNGLTTYFAADVAYHLDKIERGFDTLVNVWGADHHGYVPRVQAALKALGVDAERLDVRLVQFAILYRGGEKLPMSTRSGEFVTLRELRDEVGKDAARFFYVMRRSEQHMDFDLDLAKSESADNPVYYCQYAHARICSVFRQLEERGLACRVAPEQAELERLEAEHEAILLDLLGRYPEVIESAALSREPHQVAQYLRELAAAFHTYYNAVPFIIDDEALRDARLTLVKATRQILANGLGLLGVDAPQSM, from the coding sequence ATGAAGCGACACGTGGCCAGTCTCCTGGCGCAGGCCCTGGAGGCCATGCGCGAGGCCGGCGAGCTGCCGGCGGACCTCGAGCTGCCCGAGGTGCAGGTGGAGCGCGCCCGCGACCGCGCCCACGGTGATTATGCCGCCAACACCGCCATGGTGCTGGCCAAGGCCGCGCGGCAGAAGCCGCGGGATCTGGCCGAGACCATCCGCAGCCGCCTGCCGGCCTCTCCGTCGATCGCCGGCGTGGAGGTCGCCGGCCCCGGCTTCCTGAATTTCACGCTCACGGCCGCAGCGCGCCAGGAGAGCGTCCGCGAGGTCCTGCGCCAGGGGGCCGGGTACGGCCGCACCGACGTGGGGGCGGGGCACCGGGTGCACATCGAGTTCGTCTCGGCCAACCCAACCGGCCCGCTGCACGTCGGCCACGGGCGCGGTGCCGCCTTCGGCGACGCCCTGGCCAGCGTCCTCGAGGCTGCTGGCTACGACGTCCACCGCGAGTACTACGTTAACGACGCCGGCCGACAGATGGACATCCTGGCCGCCTCGCTGTGGCTGCGCTACCTGGAGGCCGCCGGCGAGCCCGTACCCTTCCCGGCCAAGGGCTACCAGGGGGCGTACATCGTCGCCCACGCCGGCGAGCTGCTCGAGACCGACGGTCGCGCGCACGTTCGCGGCGCCGACGAGCTGACCGCCGGGTTGCCGGCGGAGGCCGACGACCCGGAGGGCTACCTCGACGCCCTGGTCGCCCGGGCCCGCGAGCTGCTCGGCGAGACGGCGTATCGGCGGGTTCTCGACTTCGCCCTGGAGGCCATCCTCGGGGATATCCGCGCCGATCTGGACGCCTTCGGGGTGCACTACCACCGCTACTTCTCCGAGCGCGAGCTGGTCGAGCAGGGCCGCATCGAGCACGCGCTGGCGCGGCTCGACGCCGCCGGCTTCACGTACCACGCCGACGGCGCCCTGTGGTTCCAGGCCTCGGCGTTTGGCGACGACAAGGACCGGGTCCTGCGCCGGGACAACGGCCTGACCACCTACTTCGCCGCCGATGTCGCCTACCACCTGGATAAGATCGAGCGCGGTTTCGATACCCTGGTCAACGTCTGGGGGGCCGATCACCACGGCTACGTGCCCCGCGTCCAGGCCGCCCTGAAGGCCCTGGGGGTGGATGCCGAGCGCCTCGACGTGCGCCTGGTGCAGTTCGCTATCCTCTATCGCGGCGGCGAGAAGCTGCCCATGTCCACCCGCTCGGGGGAGTTCGTCACCCTGCGCGAGCTGCGTGATGAGGTGGGCAAGGATGCGGCGCGCTTCTTCTACGTTATGCGCCGCTCGGAGCAGCACATGGACTTCGACCTGGATCTGGCCAAGTCGGAGTCGGCGGACAACCCGGTCTACTACTGCCAGTACGCCCATGCACGCATCTGCAGCGTCTTCCGCCAGCTCGAGGAGCGCGGTCTGGCCTGCCGCGTCGCGCCCGAGCAGGCCGAGCTGGAGCGGCTTGAAGCCGAACACGAAGCCATCCTCCTCGATCTCCTCGGGCGCTACCCGGAGGTGATCGAGTCGGCGGCCCTCTCCCGCGAGCCGCACCAAGTGGCGCAGTACCTGCGGGAGCTCGCCGCCGCCTTCCACACCTACTACAACGCGGTGCCGTTCATCATCGACGACGAAGCGCTGCGCGATGCACGCCTGACCCTGGTGAAGGCCACTCGGCAGATCCTGGCCAATGGACTGGGGCTGCTTGGCGTCGACGCCCCGCAGAGCATGTAG
- the cydC gene encoding thiol reductant ABC exporter subunit CydC, with protein sequence MRELKPFLRDLRRERGRLVLGTLLLIVSLAASIGLMGLSGWFITATAVAGLTGAYLDIYRPSAGIRFFALARSISRYFERLVHHDAVLRTLARLRGWLFRTLAPLPLARVGRLRRSDLLNRMTADVEALDNLYLRIVGPSLAAVVTLAATVTVLVLLAGPAGLAVGAVLLAGGLVLPLWAWRRGSPHGEAVDRHLPALRGAGVDAVQGLAELRACGAVARHEQRLMAAADGLAAARSRAARLTGAGEGAVGLLAHGALLAALVAGIPLYHAGTISGPLLALVALAALAAGEALTTLPGAWQHLGRTRAAARRLLEHADAAPDTAAPPPEGPPRQALGLALEGVTFRHEAHLPPVLRDCSLALAPGETVVIHGPSGCGKSTLLDLAAGLTRPESGTVTLGGVPVAQLPEAERFARITYLTQRTELFADSVAGNLRIADPHADEARMWRALHTAGLEERVRAAPRGLDEWIGEGGGRLSGGEARRLALARLVLVDAPVVLLDEPFRGLDDATATQVARRLAPWLAERTALIISHDPESVPAHDRRVPFLELVTPGGE encoded by the coding sequence GTGCGTGAACTCAAGCCCTTCCTGCGCGACCTGCGCCGGGAGCGCGGGCGGCTGGTCCTCGGGACGCTGCTGCTGATCGTAAGCCTCGCGGCTAGCATCGGCCTGATGGGCCTGTCCGGTTGGTTCATCACCGCTACCGCCGTGGCCGGCCTGACCGGCGCCTACCTGGACATCTACCGGCCGAGTGCCGGTATCCGCTTCTTTGCCCTGGCCCGCTCCATCTCCCGCTACTTCGAGCGCCTGGTCCACCACGACGCTGTCCTCCGCACGCTGGCGCGCCTGCGCGGCTGGCTGTTCCGCACCCTGGCGCCGCTACCCTTGGCCCGCGTCGGGCGCCTGCGCCGCAGCGACCTGCTCAACCGCATGACCGCGGACGTCGAGGCCCTGGACAACCTCTACCTGCGCATTGTCGGCCCGAGCCTGGCCGCAGTGGTCACCCTCGCCGCCACGGTCACCGTGCTAGTGCTCCTGGCCGGTCCGGCCGGGTTAGCGGTGGGCGCGGTACTGCTCGCCGGCGGTCTCGTCCTGCCGTTGTGGGCCTGGCGGCGCGGCTCGCCCCACGGTGAGGCGGTGGATCGGCACCTGCCGGCCCTGCGCGGGGCCGGGGTCGACGCGGTCCAGGGCCTGGCTGAGCTGCGCGCCTGCGGTGCGGTGGCACGCCACGAGCAGCGACTGATGGCCGCCGCCGATGGCCTGGCCGCCGCCCGGTCCCGGGCGGCGCGTCTGACCGGTGCCGGCGAGGGCGCGGTGGGGCTGCTGGCCCACGGCGCGCTCCTTGCCGCGCTGGTCGCCGGCATCCCTCTCTATCACGCCGGGACCATCAGTGGTCCGCTGCTGGCGCTGGTGGCGCTGGCCGCGCTCGCGGCTGGAGAAGCGCTCACCACGCTGCCCGGAGCGTGGCAGCACCTGGGGCGGACGCGGGCTGCGGCACGGCGCCTGCTCGAGCACGCCGATGCCGCCCCCGACACGGCGGCGCCGCCGCCAGAGGGTCCGCCGCGCCAGGCCCTGGGGCTGGCGCTGGAGGGGGTTACGTTCCGCCACGAAGCGCACCTGCCGCCGGTCCTGCGGGACTGCTCGCTGGCGCTGGCACCCGGAGAGACCGTGGTGATCCACGGCCCGTCCGGTTGCGGCAAGTCGACGCTGCTCGATCTGGCGGCGGGCCTGACCCGTCCCGAGAGCGGCACGGTCACCCTCGGCGGGGTCCCGGTTGCGCAGCTGCCTGAGGCGGAGCGTTTCGCCCGCATCACCTACCTGACCCAACGCACCGAGCTGTTCGCCGACAGCGTTGCGGGCAACCTGCGCATCGCCGATCCGCACGCCGACGAGGCGCGCATGTGGCGGGCGCTGCACACCGCGGGCCTCGAGGAACGGGTGCGCGCCGCGCCGCGGGGGCTGGACGAGTGGATTGGCGAGGGCGGCGGGCGGCTCTCCGGCGGCGAGGCGCGGCGGCTGGCTCTGGCCCGTTTGGTGCTGGTAGACGCCCCGGTGGTCCTGCTCGACGAACCCTTCCGCGGCCTCGACGATGCCACCGCGACCCAGGTCGCCCGGCGTCTGGCCCCGTGGCTGGCCGAGCGGACGGCGCTGATTATCAGCCACGACCCGGAGAGCGTGCCGGCCCACGACCGGCGCGTGCCATTTCTCGAACTGGTCACACCCGGCGGTGAATAA